The following proteins come from a genomic window of Methanosarcina sp. MTP4:
- a CDS encoding HEAT repeat domain-containing protein yields MIDQETLHDGTLNPFMEEKIDALNQLSTNFEFLPDREQAFDDMLRLSSDKDKLVAETAVKTLELVYPHVSDRKRLWTKLAGLTANQAPGVQKAAVHALASSYTLMPGEQRVWNDFLKLAGSGTDSVKEYAFSCLKSVFPLVPDKTQAWKDLFELRESADMNTRVEATRTLGVVFSHVEDQDKAWKELFKLALEERGTLQKEAFEALASAFISSRNKETEWQDLLGLIDSEKGTLRRHAADTMFLVFPHLPDRNRAWSTLLRLSGAADSRVRNRAADSITSLFPHLEDKDGAWIDLTELAGSKVSYIRGRAADTLVQAFPHVSDKKKAWEDLLRLTAESHSYVIRRAMHALASAYPYLAFDEEASEEFSKITRNPAFARRSVAYSLASVFKEGNAKGPGNPEKQLSVELLKLAIDEDSYVRMDAADSLASAFPHLPEKRMICNRLLNLSAHPNPIIRKGASVSLRSLFSLQGDQNTGMNEGSEKDIEVGSEKNIEVSSEKNIEVSSEKNIEVSSEKNIEVSSEKNIEVSSEKNIEVSLGQEIMTNVWEEVLRMGVDHESSVRKDAADLLSLVLPKVEDKTSIFYNLSDLCSGPDNYLRKSASDLLALAFPFAEDKQDAWGRLVQLTSHWDKDVRKGAAKAFAPSFPLVPDKKKAWADLLSLTKHRDSSVQRAAARAFESAHTVHPHPHQALESLEKLTGSECTYVRKYAFRSLGIASLHAAAKARSEAEYMSGLKEAVLDFGNSAKTASNHPLPGFYLNFYEVFLNLLSAGYSGKVSVSSDPSETGREESEKYFSAMVCEMGDVDEIDDLSREFRKFAKILQDAAEPSSINLASEKKLLESSLQIFEDSRDLFERAEEGAVLAKKFERKGHPALKQKVSEQRMKDTLEEIRAKARFACFLVKGTSSEEIASAVSREVRDWAFESSADKKVLMQKMESLETIIRENIPESPENSHIFDRLEDIRKEKYLLSRCRIVARLVGQVPMAMIPAERAIGF; encoded by the coding sequence GTGATCGACCAGGAAACCCTACACGACGGAACTTTAAATCCCTTTATGGAAGAGAAAATCGATGCCCTGAACCAGTTGAGTACTAATTTTGAATTCCTTCCTGATAGGGAGCAGGCTTTCGATGATATGCTCAGGCTCTCCTCGGATAAGGACAAACTTGTAGCTGAAACTGCAGTCAAAACCCTTGAATTGGTTTATCCTCATGTGTCAGACAGGAAAAGACTCTGGACGAAACTTGCAGGCCTCACGGCCAACCAGGCTCCGGGGGTGCAGAAGGCAGCGGTGCATGCCCTTGCTTCCTCTTATACCCTTATGCCCGGAGAACAGAGGGTCTGGAACGACTTTCTGAAACTTGCGGGTTCCGGAACCGATTCCGTAAAGGAATATGCTTTTTCCTGCCTCAAATCGGTTTTCCCCCTGGTCCCTGATAAAACACAGGCATGGAAAGACCTGTTTGAGCTGAGGGAGTCTGCGGATATGAACACCAGGGTTGAGGCTACCCGAACTCTCGGGGTGGTATTTTCGCACGTTGAAGACCAAGATAAAGCCTGGAAAGAACTCTTCAAGCTTGCTCTGGAAGAGAGAGGAACTCTCCAGAAAGAAGCTTTTGAAGCCCTTGCTTCCGCTTTTATCAGTTCCAGGAATAAAGAAACGGAATGGCAAGACCTTTTAGGGCTAATTGACTCTGAAAAGGGAACTCTCCGGCGGCATGCGGCAGATACCATGTTTCTGGTTTTCCCTCACCTTCCCGACAGGAATAGAGCCTGGTCTACCCTTCTAAGGCTCAGCGGAGCCGCAGACAGTCGTGTGAGGAACAGGGCAGCGGACTCCATTACTTCATTATTCCCGCACCTTGAGGATAAAGATGGTGCCTGGATAGACCTTACCGAACTTGCGGGAAGTAAAGTCAGCTATATACGGGGAAGAGCTGCCGACACCCTTGTCCAGGCTTTTCCGCATGTATCCGACAAGAAAAAAGCCTGGGAAGACCTCCTCCGCCTGACAGCCGAAAGCCACAGTTATGTGATCAGGAGGGCAATGCATGCCCTCGCTTCTGCCTACCCTTACCTTGCTTTCGATGAGGAAGCTTCTGAAGAATTCTCGAAAATTACAAGAAATCCTGCCTTTGCCCGCAGGAGTGTAGCTTATTCCCTCGCTTCTGTCTTCAAAGAAGGAAATGCAAAAGGACCGGGAAACCCGGAAAAACAGCTTTCTGTCGAACTTTTAAAATTGGCGATCGATGAGGACAGTTATGTCCGGATGGATGCTGCCGACTCCCTTGCATCGGCTTTCCCGCACCTGCCGGAAAAGAGAATGATCTGTAACAGACTGCTAAACCTTTCAGCACACCCCAATCCTATAATTCGGAAGGGTGCATCCGTATCCCTCCGATCTCTCTTTTCCCTGCAAGGAGACCAAAATACAGGCATGAACGAAGGTTCAGAAAAGGACATAGAAGTAGGTTCAGAAAAGAACATAGAAGTAAGTTCAGAAAAGAACATAGAAGTAAGTTCAGAAAAGAACATAGAAGTAAGTTCAGAAAAGAACATAGAAGTAAGTTCAGAAAAGAACATAGAAGTAAGTTCAGAAAAGAACATAGAAGTAAGCCTGGGACAGGAAATAATGACAAACGTCTGGGAGGAGGTTTTGCGGATGGGTGTCGACCATGAATCCTCTGTCCGCAAGGATGCTGCCGACCTTCTCTCCCTGGTTCTCCCCAAGGTGGAAGATAAAACGAGTATCTTTTACAACCTTTCCGATCTCTGTTCAGGACCGGACAATTACCTCCGGAAAAGTGCATCGGACCTGCTTGCTCTGGCCTTCCCCTTCGCAGAGGATAAACAGGACGCCTGGGGCCGACTTGTGCAGCTTACATCCCATTGGGACAAAGATGTCCGGAAAGGAGCCGCAAAGGCTTTTGCTCCTTCTTTCCCGCTGGTCCCGGACAAAAAGAAAGCCTGGGCTGATCTCCTGTCCCTTACAAAGCACAGGGACAGTTCTGTCCAGAGGGCAGCTGCCCGGGCCTTTGAGTCTGCCCATACGGTGCATCCCCACCCTCATCAGGCCCTGGAAAGCCTTGAGAAACTAACAGGTTCAGAGTGTACTTACGTGCGGAAGTATGCTTTCCGCTCCCTCGGCATAGCCTCCCTCCATGCCGCGGCAAAGGCAAGATCTGAAGCCGAATACATGAGCGGGCTTAAAGAAGCCGTCCTGGATTTCGGGAATTCGGCCAAAACAGCTTCCAACCATCCCCTTCCAGGTTTCTACCTGAACTTCTACGAAGTCTTCCTGAACCTTCTGTCTGCTGGATATTCCGGAAAAGTCTCCGTTTCTTCCGATCCTTCCGAGACCGGCAGGGAAGAGTCCGAGAAGTACTTTTCAGCCATGGTTTGTGAAATGGGAGATGTAGACGAAATCGACGACCTCTCCAGGGAGTTCAGGAAGTTTGCAAAAATCCTTCAGGACGCTGCCGAACCCAGCTCAATCAACCTTGCTTCCGAGAAGAAGCTTCTTGAATCTTCTCTCCAGATCTTTGAGGATTCCCGTGACCTTTTCGAGCGGGCTGAAGAAGGAGCCGTCCTTGCAAAGAAATTTGAGCGAAAAGGACATCCTGCCCTAAAGCAGAAGGTTTCGGAACAGAGGATGAAAGACACCCTTGAGGAAATCAGGGCAAAAGCCCGTTTTGCCTGCTTCCTGGTAAAAGGCACTTCCTCCGAAGAAATCGCCTCTGCAGTCAGCCGTGAAGTCAGGGACTGGGCCTTCGAAAGCTCAGCCGACAAAAAAGTCCTCATGCAAAAAATGGAATCTCTCGAAACAATCATCCGGGAAAATATTCCCGAAAGCCCTGAAAACAGCCACATCTTCGACCGCCTTGAGGACATCAGGAAAGAAAAATATCTCCTTTCCCGCTGCAGGATAGTAGCCCGCCTCGTAGGCCAGGTGCCAATGGCTATGATCCCGGCCGAAAGGGCGATTGGCTTTTGA
- a CDS encoding VWA domain-containing protein has translation MQSLTREIAKTKELVSTLYSKDFPDLTSGELEKKLSRKVSNWERSTRIYLEKTNPFERHRSKLVSAEWDFKAHGGCEESIVSDLEEYKSLQPSSNVMFWEEKTLALKKKIEEKKKESIIESLNAIRRNEQEAWRKEYEKQLLEWQLEEIQNRRKQLLKELKEWLEPIQQMKKVFDDLGIEPGLLWDSSVGKLCTQDISFLKQWAEYLKNNESVRNLCELMGRLHKEQQSHRTEIINSTVQYSVIKPDIHSNEEIVGIKLGRDFENVIPQELALLSDPDIALLFDLKYVENRLMCFSKQGDNTEIVEKNIRKTVSVVDEKTGPIIICVDTSASMSGAPENIAKALTLSLSSRAVSQKRECYLINFSTSIETLDLTPPKGIQDLIDFLKMSFHGGTNVAPALHEGVRMMSEADYKKADLLVISDFALYGLSSNIVSQCKKQKQEGNRFFSLSIGSFDTQRVDEDVFDRSWTYDPLSGGISEINSVVEEVTRK, from the coding sequence ATGCAATCTCTGACTCGTGAAATTGCTAAAACAAAAGAATTAGTCAGTACTCTTTATTCAAAGGATTTTCCTGATCTAACCAGTGGAGAACTTGAAAAAAAATTGAGTAGAAAAGTTAGTAACTGGGAAAGATCAACTCGCATTTATTTAGAGAAAACAAACCCTTTTGAAAGACATCGGTCTAAATTGGTCTCTGCGGAATGGGATTTTAAGGCACATGGCGGGTGTGAAGAATCAATTGTGAGCGATTTAGAGGAATATAAATCACTCCAACCATCCTCAAATGTTATGTTTTGGGAAGAAAAGACACTTGCTTTGAAAAAAAAGATAGAGGAAAAGAAGAAAGAGTCAATCATAGAAAGCCTTAATGCTATTCGCAGGAATGAACAAGAAGCCTGGAGAAAGGAGTATGAAAAACAATTACTTGAATGGCAACTCGAAGAAATCCAGAATCGCCGGAAACAATTGTTAAAAGAGTTAAAAGAATGGCTTGAACCTATACAGCAAATGAAAAAGGTATTTGATGATTTGGGCATTGAGCCTGGACTTTTGTGGGATTCAAGTGTTGGCAAATTATGTACGCAAGACATATCTTTCCTTAAACAATGGGCAGAATATCTGAAAAATAATGAAAGCGTTCGTAATTTATGTGAATTAATGGGAAGATTACATAAAGAACAACAGTCTCACCGCACAGAGATTATTAATTCAACCGTTCAATACTCTGTTATAAAACCGGATATACATTCCAATGAAGAGATTGTTGGTATTAAGCTTGGTAGAGATTTTGAAAATGTTATACCACAGGAATTGGCTCTATTAAGTGACCCTGATATTGCATTGCTTTTTGACTTGAAATATGTTGAAAATCGACTGATGTGTTTTTCTAAACAAGGCGACAATACAGAAATCGTTGAAAAAAACATTCGTAAAACCGTAAGCGTTGTTGATGAAAAGACGGGTCCGATAATTATTTGTGTTGATACTAGTGCGTCTATGTCAGGTGCTCCGGAGAATATAGCTAAAGCATTAACCCTTAGTTTGTCATCTCGAGCGGTTTCTCAAAAGAGAGAATGTTATTTGATAAATTTCAGTACCTCAATAGAGACCCTTGATCTTACCCCTCCGAAAGGCATCCAGGATTTGATAGACTTTCTTAAAATGAGTTTTCATGGGGGCACCAATGTTGCACCGGCTTTACACGAGGGGGTACGGATGATGTCGGAAGCTGATTACAAAAAAGCGGATTTACTGGTTATTTCAGATTTTGCTCTTTATGGTTTATCTTCTAATATTGTTTCCCAGTGCAAAAAGCAAAAACAAGAGGGAAATCGCTTTTTTTCATTGTCCATCGGTAGTTTTGACACTCAGCGTGTTGATGAAGATGTTTTTGACCGGAGTTGGACATATGACCCTCTAAGTGGTGGCATTTCTGAAATCAACAGTGTGGTTGAAGAGGTTACCCGGAAATGA
- a CDS encoding AAA family ATPase translates to MSHQQANISMKKRVTDLIVILSDGLYEREEIVAVSLLSALSGQSIFLYGLPGTAKSLIARRISKVFKDTTHFEYLMQRFSTPEDVFGPVSIRELKQDNYIRKTEGYLPTADFAFLDEIWKSSPAILNTLLTIINERIYRNGGKDEKVPLKALIAASNETPPPNQGLEALYDRFVMRIIVNPVEERENFEKLLEGDAASIDIEIPDGLQFSHDEFEQLSSEIVKVQISREVFTIINSIRVSLDEFNKDNPKVAVYVSDRRWQKIALILKTSAFLCDRTEVIPVDTLILRHCLWTLEQNREQINEIIEKCVKEFSCANNEMLNSWELNHKDLEKGVSDTFFYKENIYDTEKKEDVLNYGGNSGYDNDAFLKWFDSTPPIKIKKGTQKAVNPRTKDTFVKACEDSLSSLMEIIDEMKSYIAIQKKLNETPFVPSGKSVLVFDASNSHLKDLENHRLNAEHLLEKVQSYAISDS, encoded by the coding sequence ATGAGTCATCAGCAAGCAAATATTTCCATGAAAAAGAGAGTTACAGATTTAATTGTTATCCTTTCTGATGGACTGTACGAACGAGAAGAGATCGTTGCGGTTTCTCTTCTTTCAGCCCTTTCCGGGCAGTCAATTTTTTTATATGGCTTGCCAGGCACAGCGAAAAGCCTAATTGCCCGTCGTATCTCAAAGGTGTTTAAAGATACAACTCATTTTGAGTATCTGATGCAAAGATTTAGCACTCCTGAAGATGTTTTTGGACCGGTAAGTATTCGAGAACTAAAACAGGACAATTACATTCGCAAAACAGAAGGCTACTTACCCACTGCTGACTTTGCTTTTCTTGATGAAATATGGAAAAGTAGTCCAGCCATTTTAAACACACTCTTGACTATTATAAATGAACGAATTTATCGCAATGGCGGAAAAGACGAAAAAGTCCCATTAAAAGCATTGATTGCTGCAAGTAATGAGACTCCACCGCCCAATCAAGGATTAGAAGCTCTCTATGACCGTTTTGTAATGCGAATAATAGTAAATCCTGTGGAAGAACGAGAGAATTTTGAAAAACTACTTGAGGGCGATGCTGCCTCGATTGATATTGAAATTCCGGATGGACTACAGTTTTCTCACGATGAGTTTGAGCAACTTTCCAGTGAAATCGTTAAAGTACAAATTTCCAGAGAGGTATTTACCATCATAAATTCAATCAGAGTTTCACTTGATGAATTTAATAAAGATAATCCCAAAGTTGCAGTTTATGTTTCTGATCGTAGGTGGCAGAAAATTGCACTCATTTTGAAAACATCTGCATTTTTGTGTGACCGCACCGAGGTAATACCCGTTGATACCCTTATATTACGGCATTGTTTGTGGACACTTGAACAAAATAGAGAGCAGATTAATGAAATAATTGAAAAATGTGTGAAAGAGTTTAGCTGCGCTAACAATGAGATGTTAAATAGCTGGGAATTGAACCATAAGGACCTTGAAAAAGGTGTATCTGATACCTTCTTTTATAAGGAAAATATTTATGACACCGAGAAAAAAGAAGACGTGTTAAATTATGGGGGGAATTCCGGTTATGACAACGATGCATTTCTCAAATGGTTTGATTCGACTCCACCCATAAAAATTAAAAAGGGAACACAAAAGGCTGTGAACCCAAGGACTAAAGATACTTTTGTTAAAGCTTGTGAAGATTCTTTGAGTTCACTTATGGAAATTATTGATGAAATGAAATCTTATATTGCTATTCAAAAAAAATTGAATGAAACACCATTTGTACCTTCTGGAAAAAGTGTATTAGTTTTTGATGCATCCAACTCTCATCTCAAAGATTTAGAAAACCACAGATTGAATGCCGAGCATTTGTTGGAAAAGGTGCAATCTTATGCAATCTCTGACTCGTGA
- a CDS encoding GTPase, with the protein MTSYKLMVKGVIKKADVLLEVVDARFPDETRNSEVERNMVRAKKPFIIVLNKCDLVSNEKLEKSKARLSKIAPTVFVSSKDKNGTTMLRHKILEVASIKDRDILVGALGYPNTGKSSVINGVTGRNKASTSAISGHTRGVQLVNAGSRIRFIDTPGVIPFDEHDEYVQGLLGVKDTTHLKDPIGVALKIIEKTCTENKKALETFYNVTIEGQDSYDVLEMIGSQCNFLKKKGEVDEMRAAVRVINDWQQGKLVI; encoded by the coding sequence ATGACAAGCTATAAGCTGATGGTAAAGGGCGTCATAAAAAAAGCTGACGTCCTTCTTGAGGTCGTAGACGCCCGGTTTCCGGACGAGACCCGGAACAGCGAGGTCGAGCGGAATATGGTGCGGGCAAAGAAGCCTTTTATAATAGTCCTCAACAAATGCGACCTCGTTTCAAATGAAAAACTTGAGAAAAGCAAGGCCCGCCTCTCGAAAATAGCCCCTACGGTTTTTGTGTCCAGCAAGGATAAGAACGGGACAACGATGTTGAGACACAAGATCCTGGAGGTCGCAAGCATAAAGGATCGGGACATCCTGGTAGGAGCCCTTGGCTACCCTAACACAGGCAAATCCTCGGTAATAAACGGCGTGACCGGGAGAAACAAAGCCAGTACTTCCGCAATTTCCGGTCATACGAGAGGTGTGCAGCTTGTGAACGCAGGCTCAAGAATCCGTTTCATCGACACCCCTGGCGTGATACCCTTTGACGAGCATGACGAATACGTCCAGGGCCTGCTAGGAGTAAAGGATACGACCCACCTGAAGGACCCCATCGGTGTGGCCCTGAAAATAATAGAAAAAACCTGCACTGAAAACAAAAAGGCCCTGGAAACCTTCTATAACGTCACAATAGAAGGCCAGGACTCCTATGATGTGCTCGAAATGATAGGCAGCCAGTGCAATTTCCTGAAAAAGAAAGGAGAAGTTGACGAAATGAGGGCGGCTGTGAGGGTAATCAACGACTGGCAGCAGGGCAAGCTTGTGATTTGA
- a CDS encoding DUF1254 domain-containing protein — protein MIAQKFREVSGSAPEASSTAEVAEIAEEAYLYGLQQVIFYETRYNYTQAEDSNVYVGVNRYCFVNEGKPITPEFKAVVTPNATTLYATAFLDLQEEPVVMEVPEITDRYFSLQLMDQYGIYFLYAGNQFNGTRARAYLIVPEFWGGKIPAGFATTEVIHAPSRTAFANIRIAMMEGSEEEVRHINALQDQCTITPLSKWIDNGHRGVPGKDQELVPGRYRTFPRMAELVSRQVDRQTAEDFFTYLSLVLNDPGMPLMKDSRKEAEMLSRLAKIGIGPGKDFLWSELDRKMQNSLTEGFINGHKKVKKATQENLVYMNGWMVLNAEGGFDTEYLTRAVMADAGWGGPDSNVSHVGGFLFVDSDGKNLDGKYSYTLSFDMDELPPVTEFWSIPIYDADGYFVANELNRYTISSFMVDRGDLHIKDGKLTIYIQHEKPSDPARVQNWLPAPEGGFRFTARFYGPKIPIVDGSYNMPRPVRVK, from the coding sequence ATGATTGCACAGAAGTTCAGGGAAGTATCGGGCAGTGCGCCCGAAGCAAGCAGCACGGCGGAAGTTGCGGAAATCGCTGAAGAGGCTTATCTTTACGGCTTGCAGCAGGTCATTTTCTACGAGACACGCTACAACTACACCCAGGCAGAGGACAGCAATGTCTACGTGGGGGTTAACCGCTACTGCTTCGTCAACGAGGGAAAGCCGATTACTCCCGAATTCAAAGCTGTCGTAACGCCGAATGCAACAACACTCTACGCTACAGCCTTCCTGGACCTGCAGGAGGAGCCTGTGGTTATGGAAGTGCCTGAGATCACGGACCGCTATTTCAGCCTGCAGCTCATGGACCAGTACGGCATTTACTTCCTGTACGCAGGAAACCAGTTCAACGGCACCCGGGCGAGGGCTTATCTCATCGTACCGGAGTTCTGGGGCGGGAAAATCCCGGCTGGTTTTGCCACGACCGAAGTGATTCATGCGCCCAGCAGGACGGCTTTTGCAAATATCCGGATCGCTATGATGGAGGGAAGTGAAGAGGAAGTGCGCCATATCAACGCTTTGCAGGACCAGTGCACCATCACGCCGCTGAGTAAATGGATTGACAACGGGCACAGGGGAGTTCCCGGAAAGGACCAGGAGCTCGTCCCAGGCAGGTACAGGACCTTCCCCCGCATGGCCGAACTTGTTAGCAGACAGGTTGACCGGCAGACCGCAGAGGACTTTTTTACCTACCTGAGCCTGGTGCTCAACGACCCCGGCATGCCGTTAATGAAGGACTCCAGAAAGGAAGCCGAGATGCTCTCCCGCCTGGCGAAGATCGGAATAGGGCCCGGAAAGGACTTTCTGTGGTCCGAACTGGACAGGAAAATGCAGAATTCACTTACCGAGGGTTTCATAAACGGTCACAAGAAAGTCAAGAAAGCAACGCAGGAAAACCTGGTTTACATGAACGGCTGGATGGTCCTTAATGCCGAGGGGGGATTTGACACCGAGTACCTGACACGGGCGGTCATGGCCGATGCGGGCTGGGGAGGTCCCGACTCCAATGTTTCGCATGTCGGAGGGTTCCTGTTCGTAGATTCCGACGGCAAGAACCTGGACGGCAAATACAGCTACACCCTCAGCTTCGACATGGACGAGCTCCCGCCAGTGACCGAGTTCTGGTCCATCCCGATCTACGACGCCGACGGCTACTTCGTTGCCAACGAGCTCAACCGCTACACGATCAGCAGTTTCATGGTCGACAGGGGAGACCTTCACATCAAGGACGGAAAGCTCACCATCTACATCCAGCACGAAAAACCCTCCGACCCTGCCCGGGTTCAGAACTGGCTCCCGGCACCCGAAGGCGGTTTCCGCTTCACAGCAAGGTTCTACGGGCCAAAGATACCCATCGTCGACGGGTCGTACAATATGCCAAGACCTGTACGGGTGAAATGA
- a CDS encoding YwbE family protein, whose product MNAGTTRSNIKPGLKVGIVLKKDQRTGKITPGIVKRILTKSPNHPHGIKVQLEDGQVGRVKEIHS is encoded by the coding sequence ATGAACGCAGGCACTACCAGATCAAACATCAAACCCGGCCTGAAAGTAGGGATCGTCTTAAAAAAGGACCAGAGGACAGGAAAAATAACCCCGGGTATCGTAAAAAGAATTCTAACCAAATCCCCAAATCATCCGCACGGGATAAAGGTCCAGTTAGAAGACGGACAGGTCGGAAGGGTTAAGGAAATCCATTCCTGA
- a CDS encoding acyltransferase: protein MTGKITYLDGLRGVAAINVMIMHFFVALAPAMIYGSKLPSHFGNLDLVFSSTPLGLIGAGNFSVCIFFILSGFVLTHKYFEMKDINIIVSSAMRRYIRLFIPVFAAVMLSYLLASAGLYRYYIETMMISAGSNYRGYWAFTPDLLDALKQAVWDAFFVGGKTVYNPVLWTMKIEFFGSMLVFAMSLLFGQLRSRWTFYLAAAVLFLNTYYLAFIIGMVLADIFNSKLPTFKTGNRKGNETGNKAGNKAILSIILITGLFLGSYPMSPLTENSLYGFLDNSLFRTPLVTYHIIGAGMIMYVLLNSQGLQKVFSSPVPVFLGKISYSLYLVHFPVIGSLTCALFLALYPVLPYGEAFLISCISSLFLIIPLSYLFYRYIDMTGSKLSKSFYNWLLNSRKPVAAGNVKQEHLSNTVFTIYNKIFK from the coding sequence ATGACCGGAAAAATCACCTATCTTGACGGGCTGCGTGGTGTAGCTGCGATTAATGTTATGATAATGCATTTCTTTGTCGCATTAGCCCCGGCAATGATCTACGGGAGTAAGCTGCCGTCGCATTTCGGAAACCTTGACCTTGTTTTTTCGAGCACACCCCTGGGATTGATTGGAGCCGGCAACTTTTCGGTGTGCATCTTCTTTATCCTGAGCGGGTTCGTATTGACTCATAAATATTTTGAAATGAAGGACATCAACATAATTGTAAGCAGCGCAATGCGCAGGTATATACGGTTGTTTATTCCGGTATTCGCAGCAGTAATGTTATCATACTTACTGGCATCAGCCGGACTATACCGGTATTATATCGAAACCATGATGATTTCTGCAGGCAGTAATTACCGCGGCTACTGGGCCTTTACCCCCGACCTTCTGGATGCACTTAAACAGGCTGTCTGGGATGCTTTTTTTGTAGGGGGCAAGACCGTTTACAACCCGGTTTTATGGACGATGAAAATAGAATTCTTCGGCTCAATGCTCGTCTTTGCAATGTCGCTCCTCTTCGGACAACTGCGCAGCCGCTGGACGTTCTACCTTGCAGCAGCCGTGCTTTTCCTCAACACTTACTATCTGGCCTTTATAATAGGAATGGTACTAGCCGACATTTTCAACAGTAAACTGCCGACATTTAAAACAGGTAATCGTAAAGGAAATGAAACAGGCAACAAAGCAGGCAACAAAGCAATCCTGTCCATCATACTGATTACGGGACTGTTTCTCGGGTCCTACCCCATGAGCCCTCTCACAGAAAATTCGTTATACGGCTTTCTCGATAACAGCCTCTTCCGAACACCACTGGTTACCTATCATATTATAGGCGCCGGCATGATAATGTATGTCCTGTTGAACAGCCAGGGGCTGCAAAAGGTCTTTTCTTCCCCGGTGCCGGTCTTCCTCGGAAAAATATCCTACTCCCTCTACCTGGTACATTTCCCGGTAATAGGCAGTTTAACCTGTGCACTGTTCCTCGCCCTGTACCCGGTATTACCATACGGAGAAGCGTTTTTAATTTCATGCATCTCGTCATTGTTTTTAATAATACCCTTAAGCTACCTATTTTACAGGTACATCGACATGACAGGCTCGAAATTGTCAAAGAGTTTTTATAACTGGCTGCTAAATTCCCGCAAACCCGTCGCTGCCGGGAATGTAAAGCAGGAACATCTGTCAAACACTGTTTTTACAATATATAACAAAATATTCAAATAA